AAATAAAGGTGAAATGTTGGTGGACAAGGTAACTGGACTTCCTTTGCCGAGAATGTGGTTTATCAGTGATTCTGATGATCAACTCATACAATTTCAGAATGATAGGTTTTATTTCAACTGGCGGAAGAGGAAGAACGACTATCCACGCTACGCCCATGTTATTAGCAACTTCAAAACGGCATTAAATTCTGTCAAAGATGTATTTAAAGATTTTGATCTTGGTGAACTTGAGCCGATTGAGTATGAACTTACCTATATTAACCATATCCCAAAAGGTATCGGATGGAAGACGATTGATGATCTCACTGAAATATTTACTGACTTTAGTTGGAACAAGACGACCGCACGTTTTTTGCCAAATCCAGAAGAAATTAGTTGGGCTACAAAATTCTCTTTTCCTGAGCAAAAAAGTCATCTAATAATCAGTTTAAAGCATGCAATAAGACTGAAGACGAGCTA
The window above is part of the candidate division KSB1 bacterium genome. Proteins encoded here:
- a CDS encoding TIGR04255 family protein; its protein translation is MTSQIENASFLNKLPSYKNPPVNEVVCGMRFRPIERLRIPHIGLLWEKFRTEYPIIQHAPPISSNKGEMLVDKVTGLPLPRMWFISDSDDQLIQFQNDRFYFNWRKRKNDYPRYAHVISNFKTALNSVKDVFKDFDLGELEPIEYELTYINHIPKGIGWKTIDDLTEIFTDFSWNKTTARFLPNPEEISWATKFSFPEQKSHLIISLKHAIRLKTSYPH